A genome region from Macaca nemestrina isolate mMacNem1 chromosome 20, mMacNem.hap1, whole genome shotgun sequence includes the following:
- the LOC105497323 gene encoding uncharacterized protein produces the protein MTYWGLPSTRPCDLRATSVPSLPLEGEQVVQTIRGQRGLCSDRATQALRKHSGPLPWLGWGCLCAIISLHLLIPLLIHLSIHSSHLMHIFQGCLWPGPVPGRAEDAKVKVNSSCAWPRPQSAGRTRHRQSHCGETRAPSETSREAQRAPGPCSGRHQACLEQPTVGEGVGERWAPPGPCTEGLRGRERGVEDQALPPCHTAVLCPCPWGS, from the exons ATGACGTATTGGG gACTTCCAAGTACCAGGCCCTGCGATCTCAGAGCCACTTCTGTCCCATCTCTGCCCTTGGAGGGGGAACAGGTAGTCCAGACAATTAGAGGACAGAGGGGGCTGTGTTCTGACAGGGCCACACAGGCATTGAGGAAACACAGCGGGCCCCTCCCCTGGCTGGGATGGGGATGTCTGTGTGCCATCATCTCACTCCATCTGCTCATTCCTTTgctcattcatctatccattcattcgaGTCACCTCATGCACATTTTCCAAGGCTGCCTGTGGCCTGGCCCTGTGCCGGGTAGAGCTGAGGATGCCAAGGTGAAGGTGAATTCCTCCTGTGCCTGGCCCCGGCCCCAGTCTGCTGGAAGAACCAGACACAGACAATCACATTGCGGGGAAACGCGTGCTCCATCGGAAACGTCCAGAGAGGCCCAGCGTGCACCAGGGCCTTGCTCAGGTCGGCACCAGGCCTGCCTGGAGCAGCCAACTGTGGGAGAAGGAGTTGGTGAAAGATGGGCCCCACCTGGGCCATGCACAGAAGGGCTGAGGGGTAGGGAGCGAGGGGTTGAAGATCAGGCCCTGCCACCATGCCACACGGCTGTCCTCTGTCCCTGCCCCTGGGGGAGCTGA